In Oreochromis aureus strain Israel breed Guangdong linkage group 6, ZZ_aureus, whole genome shotgun sequence, the genomic window cacgacctgcagcctCAATCAGCTCTTCAACTTCCACTTTatcttttctgcattttttactCCAACATTTAAACTCTGGCTTCATGTTATCAGGATGTGAGTATTCACGTGTGATGTTCAGTGAAGATCCTTCCAGAGCACAGATTCTCCTGCTGACATAATTCACTCTCCAGCAGTTTTTATCCTGAACACCTGAAATATAGATGGAAGATTTAAAGTTGTTTGATTGGTCTGTATTTCAGCACTTGAGTTCATTATTAGATTTTTAACACTTACAAACTTCCTTGGATTGAAGATGTTTGTGACCTTTAACTGTACAAGAGAATGTGTCTCTTGAAGAGTTATCAACTGAATAATCTTGATTCTCATaatagttttgtttgttgtgatACCACACGTAGCCAGTTTGATGGTTAGTCAGGTTACAGCTGGTGATACAGGTCAGTGTGACAAACCCCGAGACGGAAGAAGTTCTTTGAACATGAACCTCTGTTGAAAAAGGATAAATAAATTTCTTGACACTATATTTGATACAGCGTATTAAATACGTATAAGTGTTGGTTTGACACAATATGACAAAATAGGGGTTAAGTGAAGATGTGTTTGTACGGTTTGGGTATGGAAATTTCACCTCTGGGATATGTGATGGAGCACGGCTCATCCACTAATGTCTGATTGTGGGAAGAAAGGTTTCCATAAGCACAAGTCACTCTGAAACATGTCTTTGTTATTGAATCTGGACAAAAAGACACATGGTTAAATATTTGTACTGAGACTATTTTTACAGGGGTTTGCTTAACGTTTTGTAGCACAATGAACATCATGACTCACCCACAGAGACTTCAGGGGCTCTGAGATCCTCGTAGCCTTTGACAGCACAGGAGTATGTGACTGCTTCCTCACTGCTGAGCAGCTCTTGGTACCAGGGAGACCAGTCCTCATAGAGAAACTCTCTGTTCTTGTACCAGATGTAGGCTGCAGGCTTTTCAGTCAGaggacagctgctgctgcacatcaATGTTACTGTCTGTCCCTCTGTGGCAGGAATCACCTTTACCTGCAGCCCTGTGAGGATGGTGGATAACAACTTATACAATGATGTCAATTGGAAAGTAATAGATGAGTAAAAGTCACTGTACCTGCAACTACTTGAAGACTAATTCTGTTGAGCCAACAGAGTTGTGGACTGTCTGTAGTCTTCATACAGCAGTAAGAGTTTGCATCACTCTCTCTTAGATCACTGATGGTTAAAGTTTGGTTTTTCTCTTCAGACATGTTGTACGTTACACGTTGTCCATCCACAGAGAGCTCACTCTGAACATAATTTCCCTTCCATTGGATAGTGAACCATTTGGTGCTTGAAGTCAGATGTTGATGTGAGCAGTGCAGATCCACCGATGAACCTTTGAGAGCACAGATCCTGGTTTCTCCTCCATTAACACCTTTAACACAAACTTACATTAGAAAGAAACCTTTCtgtcaaaaagagagagatatACTGTAGTTTACATTAGGATCTAATCTGAACTCAAAGTTGTCATCTATAAATCATGTAGTAGGATTAGCTAAGGTTACTTTTATTCTTAAATAGGGACTAATAAATAATCACTGATACCTGAGATGTAAATGATGACACCCACAAAGAGACGACAAGCATTCCTGAACGGCATGATTGTTGTAGTCCAGACTTTAACGTTTAACATTGACAGTGAAagcttgaataaaaaaaaagtaagtcaTCGGTCAGCCTAAGCTGTTCTCTTCTTCAGAGTGAAAGGTTAGGGGGGGAAAGATTGACTGTTGTTTCATATTCAGTGGTTTCACATCTTGTGCAGCTCTGAAGCTAATACCAAACTTCCTTCCTTTTCCTTTCAATCTTTTGTGGACTCTGCTGCGTGcacttgtattttaaataaatgtgcaataaGCCTCAGGTGCTTGAGGCTGTTGAGAAGAAAGCTGTGTATGTGTTAAAGCTTTTGTCCATATCTCATTATGATGGTTTATGCTTTGTGATGAATACAAACCTCTGTGGTGATCAAGAAACCGCAGATTCAAGCTCACTGTGCAACATGAACTGCTGTGGAGATGCAGACTTTTTTTTGCCACTGGTTACAGATGGGTGCTGGGTGTGGCCTAAAAGTGGCAGCTTTTATCACATTTGAGCAACACTCAGAAGTGAGAACAGGTCTTCAACCACAGAGATAAACactgtaaattttaaataaaaattgtgTTCAACATTCACTCTTGTTGTTTCCTGCCTCAAATTCTGTGATTTAttgtttgaatgctgaaaaataaGCATAATTTCAGATTCCTTAGCACCCTCCTCTTTTGTTCTGTTGTTCAGTAATTTGAGACCAGAAGGGACCATACTTAATGCTCATTGGGTCAGCAACTCCATGTTTAATGCAACGATCAATGATGCTGAGGGATCTGATCATCTGTTCTGAGCCATTCTGCACACGTTGGTAACATTTTCTATTGTTCTCTGCTTAACCCTCAACAAGTGAGGACTATAAATGTCATTACTTATTTATGTTTTGTGGCAAGTTTTCACTAATCTTTCTATATTTTACACTCAGGGACAATTGACTTTAATGATTGTTGATCACTAAGAATTTTAATACTTTTGGTTTTACTGTCATATTTTTACTGTTACTATCAAGTGAGGGTGTGTGCCAAGCAGCGAGAgaacccaaaatgcaggacttggCAGACAGGCTTAACTAAACTCAAACAGCTTTACTGCCAGAGCTCAGgaacaaaaacctaaactgaaaaCTTGAACAGAGGGAACATAAATTGACTTGAAAAGACATGAGGCTGTGGGGGAAAGAGACACTGCTGAGGAAAACAAGGTGCAACTGAACAGAATCAATTAATGAAAAGAAGCAAAGAACAActgaacacaacacacacaggacaaaagactatcaaaacaaaacagggaacCAACACTTAGACTGATACTAACACCTGATTTTGACAGGCCAAagtaaacacaaagacaaactcACTAAACATGGACACAGAAACGTAGATGAGGCATAGACAACACAGGAGGGCCagaaaaacatgagaataacaaagaaaacGATGAATACAAAACCAGAATGAAAACCTAACCAATGTAAAGGTAATATTTAAACTAAAATCAGTCAAATGGGAAATATCACACAGAAAAGTCCCAAACAGAAAACGGTGGGTACAaaacccaggatcgtgacagttATAGCATTAATGCTCATAATAAACATGGACAAAGTTCCAAATAATAACACCTTTAACAGAAACTTTCATTAGAAAACAGCTTCATTATCTCATCCATCTTTTTTACCTTTCTATCAATAatctgttggcatctgtgaccctcaacctgctgtcCCAGCATGCAGCAGCAAAGAGGATGGCACTCACCACAACAGACtgatagaaaatcctgagcattgtccGATACATGTTAAAAGATCTCAGCTGCTTCAGAAAATAAATACGACTCAGGTCCTTCCTGCAGAATGCAGTGGTGCTTTTAACCCAGTTTATTTTCTGACATGAGTGTGTTGCTGATCACTTTGGCAGACACAAAGTGTTGAAGACGCAGATATTGTGgccttcctgtcaggtaatccaCAATCCAGGACACAAGAGAGACATCCACATGCGTCAGCTTATCACCCAGGAAGGTTGGCCTGATGGTATGAACTGGAAAAGTCGAAAAACATAACCTTCACACTGCTCGCTGGCTGGTCCACATGGGCATCCACAATTTATCAGGTAGATGTTGGCAACCTCAACTCCAAGGCAACACTTGGAGCTGAAGCAGATTCTGATGTGGTTATTATTAAAAGGTTAttatagttaactaaaactTAGCTAAGAACTAAAAGTAGAtgtaaaaaacatacaaaaacttTGTTCACAAAGTTTGttactctttaaaaaaattgtgtttgaaATTCACTCTTGTTTTTTGCTATCTCACCTGCTGTGACATATTGATTgatagacaaaaaataaaatgatatgaaatataaaatatgaaaccAGACAATTCTGGGGGGCTCCTCTCCTGGTTTTTTtcgtttgttcatttgttttgcagtttgagACACGTCCACTAGAGGGCCCTATTATCATATCTCGTGATACAGTAATGCTGAGGGATTTAATCATGTTTGCTGAGTTATCCTGCTGTTATTGGTAACATTTTCTACTGTGGTCTGCCTACCTGTTATCAAGTCTGCACAGCAGAAGATAACATGAAATGTTATAGGGCAGGTTttcacagtggttagcactgttgcctcacagcaagaaagtccggagttcaattccaccaccTGGCCGGAGTCTTTCTGTGGAGTTGGCATGTTCTTTCCATGTTTGCATGGGTTCTTGTTCCTCCCActttccaaagacatgcagttagtggggttggtaattctaaattgtgcacttgagtgtgaatggttgtctgtctctatgtgttagccctgtgacagactggacagaccctgtccagggtgtaccaaGCCTCTTACCCTGTGGcggctgggataggctccagcacccccacaaccctgacaaggataagcagaagagaatggatagaTGGAATCATTGGTTGCAGGAAACTCACCTTAAAACAGACCCGGTTTTACACGTATTTGCACTTGTTTTCTGCCATTTGTGTGCGGTTATAATGGTGGATGTTCATATGTCAAAAATTCCAAATGTTTAGGTTAATAacatataattaattaatattagaATTAACGTCATTGCTTATATAACCTTGGaatttttctgtaaaaataaatgtgtatttCCAATGAAAGTCGTGAAAAACATTTCTCCTAAAAATGACCCAAAGTTATCAACTTAAATATAAAATTTATGTGTAATCCTGTTCTCTAAACTTTTTTTCAGAATTACTCAGTATTTCAGGACACGTTTCTTCTCTCCTAAGAGATCTTGGATTATTACTCATTTATACCATCGCACCTACCAGTAAGTATTTTTACATAATAATTACATCCTAAGTCATGGGCTGTATCAACACTGTCACCTGTGTGATTTTTTTGAACATTCTGATAACAAATAGTTTCTTTAAGAGATAATAATAGAAGGAAAAATGGTTtattcaaacatcaaacattcACGAATCTTAcagaaaaagctgaagaaataaGAGACAAATGATTATTCAGATAAATCTTCACACTAGTTGTAGCTGAAAGAATTAAACTACTACAGCGCTTtagctttttttaatatttattaatactCATGAAGGTTATTGATTTATGTTAAGCCGTTAGTGGTTCATTTAtggttcaggaaaaaaaagaaatgatgacTTAAAGTTTTAACTGTTCAGTTTGAAAGCTCTAAACCACGCAGAAAGCAACAACACAAAGCTCACAAGTTTGCATGTTATACAAAGTTAGcaataacatttttacattGTCTTATACTTTGCACGCAACACATGCATTTCATCATCAAACATCTTTAAATTGAAAACCACAAGCATTTCtactttttactcatttctACTGTATTCTATGTGCCATTTTAGAGTGTGATTGTTTCACACTCTGTACACAACAGCTGTGGTGCTTTTTTGagattttttctatttaaaaggCAGTGACTCAATATTGGATGTTAGAGTATAGAGTACAGCTGTATTGGAATAGAGTTCAGCTTGATTGGGATAGACTTCGCCTTCACTGGAGTAGAGGTCACCTTGATTTGAGTCAAGTTCACCTTCATTGGAATAGAGATGAGCTTGTTGGTGTGTattgaccagtgttgggtaagttactttaaattagtaacttagttacattactagttacttctctaaaaaagtaactcagttacttcaagttactcgttactttcaaagtaactagttactagggaaagtaactttggttttactcagaattctcttgttaatgtgttgcttccgtaactggatacccagcaagattgccagtcttctatcttgcttacttgccacaagtgcactgtgccacctaccaatagaaaggaaaaaataatgtgcacatttccacgagagaaatcccacgcctggaccgtcgttgaccgccgccatgattctagcctgctttttacatccaacacaaaaactgcagtcgtggtgcttttgattgtactcagaacttggaaattctgccttctgaataggaagatgtaggtaacaccagactgcagatgagctgcatacagagctggactgggacaaaaaaatagtcccggcattttgactagagaccgcccaccattataggaaaaatcataaagcctttgaatgaaaataaacactgttgtgacagtgatgtacactgttctgatggtatatatgtatcaatctatcaattgtttgttgtaagactcagataattatttttttttaaagcgagacattttaaatgagaataataaagaaaagtatttccttgtgcccccctttccctgttaatgccctacctggcccctggcatcactttgctagacccgcccctgcacagttaccagctgtcagctacttagaaaaggatcctggtgttatttgtctctcagaaacagctcataacttccttcaactcattcatgtcacctaaaaggtaaacatgtttctccatcacctgttcagctctgatgattcagtaagaacatctcctggtttcatctgcatgtttcctctcaccagataaccaaaccgatatcatgaccagcagctttacagctgtggctccagcaaacatcagctgatactagcaattaatattaaataaattctaacaacagctgatcaagcttgaacgtgctgctgttgtttaacgcgacatccgctggtttcctctttctggcgcaaagtgggcgataaacaagagagaaaagtcgatcagctgatcattgatcagtttcgtgattgaagtagaaacaggagaggagagaatgagagaagaagaggcagctgtgcagcttcagctttgtgtctttttcattgtagctgaagtccgggacaaactgtgttccttttcacctcagtacgaaacgcgtaatattttctctgaataccagacgattctgttttttacgggacggttggcaactctaataattaaccgtatgaacaaaataaagttcaacatcagtaacatagcacccacccagctgtatagaaactccgtcatgctagctagcacgcagtacgaaaaagtcatcataccgaaaataaactccacctaaacttggtttatatctgactccgatagactgcaggtcataacttcttacctgaagttcagttcacctgacacgcggaccggcggccgcttcgggtctctcctcttgcctcccttttccttcatccacctgctggcctccaccacttgctaatgttattgaatctgtggaagctctgcgatatccaccacacgaagtaacgagtaacgagcctatctaaatcccagtaacgagtaacgcgttcctggttttggcataataactagttaccgtgctcgttaccacaataataacgtagttactgtaacgcgttacttaataacgcgttagtcccaacactggtattGACAGGCATTCTGCTGCAGTGAGCTGAGAAGTTTTCATATATGTGATTATGGTTGACCTGAG contains:
- the LOC120440536 gene encoding uncharacterized protein LOC120440536, producing MLNVKVWTTTIMPFRNACRLFVGVIIYISGVNGGETRICALKGSSVDLHCSHQHLTSSTKWFTIQWKGNYVQSELSVDGQRVTYNMSEEKNQTLTISDLRESDANSYCCMKTTDSPQLCWLNRISLQVVAGLQVKVIPATEGQTVTLMCSSSCPLTEKPAAYIWYKNREFLYEDWSPWYQELLSSEEAVTYSCAVKGYEDLRAPEVSVDSITKTCFRVTCAYGNLSSHNQTLVDEPCSITYPREVHVQRTSSVSGFVTLTCITSCNLTNHQTGYVWYHNKQNYYENQDYSVDNSSRDTFSCVQDKNCWRVNYVSRRICALEGSSLNITREYSHPDNMKPEFKCWSKKCRKDKVEVEELIEAAGRVEYQDSMKNQHILTINNLKKNDSGGYTFRFQKDHEGWTQSDLPGVF